The nucleotide sequence gtcacctataaaggaaaccccatcagactaacagtggGCTTCTTGTCAGACaccttacaggccagaagagaatgggatggtattttcaaagtgctgaaagaaaaaaaaaaaacctgccaaccAAGAATGTTATATCCTGCCAGAATAggctcaaagaaaaataaagtctttctcagataagaaaatgctgagagaatttgtcaccaccAGACtggccctacaggaagtactcagaggGACCATAAACATGAACACAAAACGTTGATAttcaccatcatgaaaacacatgaaaatataaaatttagaggtcttataaaacaatcacacacagaaggaagagaagggaatcaACTGGCAACATGACAGAATTTCatcaaaccacaaagacaaaaagagaataaacaagaatttataaaataactaaaaaacaattaacaatatgaTAGGAATAAAACCTCACATATCAGtattaaccttgaatgtaaatgggtAAAATGCTCCATTTACAAGATACAGATTcggagaatgaataaaaaaaccaTGATCCAACCAACTCACCTGTAACACagagactgaaagtaaaggggtggaaaaagatatttcatgcaaatagaaaccaaaagtaaGCAGGAGTAGCTGTACTTAgctaaaacagactttaaatcaaacacagtaaaacacacacacacaaagaaggtcattatataatgaaaaagggaTAAATTCAGCAAGAGAATATGATGaccctaaatatatatgcacccaacattggagTGCCCagattcacaaaataaatattactgaacctaaagaaagagacagacagcagTACCATAATATTAGTGGACTTTAAAATCCTCACTCACAGCAATAGAGattgagacagaaaatcaacaaagaaatgtgGGACTTAAATTGGATTTTAGACCATATGAACTTAATAGATATTTAAGAATATTCTACTTAACACCTACAGAATGTACATTCTTTTCACTAGCAAATGAAACAcgttaggtcacaaaacaagtcttaacaaatttttatttatttatatttaaaaaaaattttttttttgagacagtctcactctattgccctggctagagtgctgtggcgtcagcctagctcacagcaacctcaaactcaggtGAGTTTgagggctcaggcgatcctcctgcctcagcctcctgagtggctgggactaccatgcctggctaattttttttttaaatagagacagggtctcactcttgcttaggctggtctcgaactcctgagctcaaacgatccacccacctcagcttcccagagtgctaagattacaggggtgagccaccatgcctagccaacaaattttaatttttaaaaatagaaatcataacagGTATCTTTTCAGATGACAGTGGAATAATGCtagaaaatcaatacaaagagAGACTTCAGAAACTatgcaaattaaacaacatattccCAAacaattgctgggtcaaagaaattaagacagaaattaaaaactattttgaaatgaaaatacaacataccaaaacctgtgggatacagaaaaagcagtgctaagatgaaagtttatagcattaaatgcttacataaaaaaagatcacaaacaaCCTAACATAACATCTtccagaaaaataagaacaaaccaaacccaaacccaaagttagaaaaagcaaaacaaaacaaaaaaggaaataacaaagatcaaagcagaactaaatggaatagagaccaaaagaaaaaaaatacgaAGGATCAACGAattgaaaagttggttcttcaaaaagataaacaaaattgataaaccatgagctagactaaccaagaaatgagaaaatatccaaataaacagaatcagatatgaaaaaggagacattacaactgatactacagaaatacaaaagatcatcatggtctattatgaataactatgtgctcacaaactagaaaatctagaggaaatatataaattcctggaaatatacCTACCAAGATTGagctagaaagaaattaaactccAGAACAGTCCTATGAGTGGCAAGAttaaatcagcaataaaaaatctcccaagaaaaaaaaaaaagtccaggaccagatgTATTCATAGCTAAATTCTGCCAAACATACAGAGAATTAATATGACTCCTGAAATTgttcccccaaaaaagaaaatattgaagaggagggaattctctccaactcattctatgagaccagcattaccctgataccaaaactagacaaggatatacacacacaaaaaaacccaaaaaacaaaaccaaaaaaaccctacATGCCAATATTCCTCataaacatagacacaaaaatcctcaacaaaatactactagcaaatcaaatccgacagtacattaaaaagattatacaccataatcaagtgggttgcaagggatacaaggatggttgaACATATGTTAATCAATAAGTGTGAtacatcatataaacagaattgaggacaaaaaccatatgatcatctcaatagacacagaaaaagcatttgataaaattcagcatcctttcatgataaaagtcTTCAACAAACTAGGCAGTGAAGGAAgataccttaaaataataaaagccacattcaaaaaactcacagccaacatcatactcaatggggaaaagttgaaaggatTCCCCTAAGAACTGAACAAGCCAAGGATGCCAACTTTCACCACTCATATTCAACTAGTACTGGAAGTCCtcaccagagcaatcaggcaagaggaaaaaataaaatgcatccaaaTGGGAAAAGAGGATGTCAAGTTGtcctgatgatataatcttatatctagaaaatcctaaagactccaccaaaagactcttagatttgataaatgaattcaaaaaaGTTTCGGGACACAAAATTAATGTATGGAAATCACCAATAACAGTCTAGCCAAAAACCAAATCAAGACGGCTGTCCCATTTATGATagctgtgaaaaagaaaagaaaaaaaagcaaaagacccCACAAaacctaggaatgtatttaaccaaggaagtgaaagatctttacaaggaaaactaaaaaacactgatgaaaggaactgtaaatgacacaaacaaatggaaaaacatcccatgctcatggaattaatatcattaaaataaccaCACAGCCTAAAGCAatttacaggttcaatgcaatccctattaaaataccaatgtttccacagaattagaaaaaaacaattctaaagttcatacagaaccaaaaaagagtcctaatagccaaagcaatcttaagcaaaaagagcaaagttggaggcatcatattgcctgacttcaaattatactacaaggctgtagtaaccaaaacagcaagttactggcataaaaatagatacattagATCAATTGAagagagaacctagaaataaagtcacatatgtacaaccaactgatctttgacaaattcAACAAGAACATACACCGGGGAAAAGAccaccttttcaataaatggtgctgagaaaattagattgctatatgcagaagaatgaaattgggacccttatctctcactatatacacagatcaactcaagatggattaaagacttgaatgtaagacctgaaactataaaaatactggaagaaaacctagagaaaattcttctggatattagtctaggcaaagaattcatgactaagacctcaaaggcagAGGCAAcggaaacagaaataaatgagacttaacctacaaagtttctgcacagcaaaagaaacaaccaacagagtgaacagatagcctaaagaatgggagaaaatatttgcaaactatacatccaacaggaaactaatactcAGAATTCACAAGGtattcaacaaaaagaaaaaccaaataatcctGTTAAAAAGTGAGCTAAGGACATAGACATTTTCAAGAGACaaaaaaatggccaacaagcacatgcaaaaatgttcaacattactaatcatcagagaaatgcaaattaaaaccacaatgaggtatcttacaccaatcagaatggttattataaaaaagacaaaaagtaataCGTTGGCAAGGACGTGGAGAAAGGGAattcttacacactgttggtgctaatgtaaattagtgcagcctctatggaaaacaatatggagatttcccaaagaactaaaaatagaactaccataagatccagcaatcccacttctgggtatctacccaaagggaaggaaatcagtgtatcaaagGAATACCtgcattcatatatttatcacagcactattcataatggCAAAgacatggaagcaacctaaatgtccatcagtggaagactggataaagaaatggaatacttttcaggtttaaaaaaaagaattaaattgtgtcttttgcagcaacatggatggaactggaggccctTAAGTGAAACtcagacatagaaagacaaatactgcatgttctcctTATAAGTGGAAgataaataatgtgtacacatggaaacAGAGGGTGGCACGATGGACAGTGGAGACTAAATGGGGGATAGtgatgggaggttgcttggtgaGTAGAGTGTGTATGTACTCACATACGTACTCAGCGACGTATGTACTGAAGGCTTTGACTTTACCACAGTGCAGTATCAGTGTAGCAAACCTCAAAATAAGTTCAAAATTGCACTTATACCTcatgcatatatacaaataaaaatgggGGTGAAATTTACCAAATGGTACTTAAAATTTGTACAGTTTcactctataaaaatttttacctgaaaaaaagataaaaaaaataaaatgttaaattatggtagcttttcaatgatttaaaataattcttaagagACCTTGGAAATGGCCTGGGTCTCTTAAGTCCTTAGTAATAACTTACAACCCAGCTTAATAACTAACAGTTAAACTCTTAAATATGTGCCACATACTGTGCTAAATATTTTGCATGGAAATCTCCTTTAATCAACAGCCCTATAAAGGCAGGTACCATtattggccccattttacagatgagtaaggGTAACTTGTCTAATATCATATAATACCCACCATCTCAAAACCCTACACAGAATTTGGATTTCTTCTGCTGATGAATAATTACTCTCATCTCACTCAACTTGACAGTGAGAGAATAAAACGTAAACTGTATCTTGCATGATAAGGATTACTGACTTTTGGCTTAATTTTTATCTCCTGGCTGTGTTGTGTGTGCTGCAGCTTTGCCCTGGATTTTAAATCAGTTTCAAGTGAATGCAAGGAGTGTACCAACAGTTCTTATTCTAGAAAGGCTTACTCTTAACTAGGCATCCTTTCAATGCCAGTGGATTAtcaaacttttcttcttcatataaaATCATATGTGGAAAGCTTTATAAAATGCGATTGAAAGCAAAGGGTTGCAGAACCTAAAGCCCCATGTGCTCAGCTTATCCTGCCCTTCCAATTTACTTCTGCATAATCTGTCCTAAGTGATAGATCCTAGTGACTCCTATTTAACTTAACTACTTCACAAAAAGGTAAGACATTCTGCCGGGAGATGTTTACATACGTACAATCATTCAAACTCATTTAGACATACATTCactacattttacaaaataatgcttATTTTAATACCCTTATAATGCATGATGCATTTTGTTACATTTAGTGATAACCAACAAACTGATTTAGTGACTATTAATAGTTTAAGACTCATCATTGCAAAACAATGCTCTAGGGTATGTGCTGACTATACTTCCTGAACTACTTTTTATCATTACCACCAAGGAAAAATGGAGACCCTGTTGACAATATACACTCAAGGTCAGGGCCTAAGGAGACAATTTAGAGATAGACTATAAGAAAAAGATCacatgggctgggtgcggtggctcatgcctgtaatcctagcactcccgaaggccaaggcaggtggatcatttgagctaaggagtttgagaccagcctgagcaacagtaagaccctgtctctaataaaaatagaaagaaattagctgaacaactaaaaatatacagaaaaatctagccgggcatggtggcacatgcctgtcgtcccagctactcaggaggctgaggtaggaggatcacttgagcccaggagtttgaggttgctgtgagctaggctgatgccatgacactctagtcagggcaacagagtgagactgtgtctcaaaaaaaaaaaaaaaaaaaaaggaaaaaagaaaagaaaagaaaaagatcacaTGGGGAACACTTCAGGACTACTAAATCTTCTtaggtttaaaatataaatgttgagTTATTCCAAATCTTCTTGGGAAAACAGAAATCTCTTCTCATGTAAGCCTTTCTAATAAAAATAGGCTAGAAAGTTGGTGGTTAGTTTTAATTGagctgggaggcagagaaggatgAGGTAGCAGCCAGAGATTTCCCTAATAAGCTACTTGCTTTGAATTACAAGCTACATAATTCTCTTAAGCTTAAATTTTCTGTGAAGGAGTAATCAAGACTTCTTACCCAAAGCAGGGAGAGGAGGTCATAAATGAAGAGCTCGGGGTCGCTTTGAGATTCCAGAAGCTGCTGGGGAACCAGGGGGAATGATAACCCTGAATTAGGCAGGCCTGCCACCAGCTGCCATGTCCACACTGTCCTTGGAACACGCTGGAAAGGCTCATTATGCTTTCAATTTGCTGTGCTCccattcaactttttttttgtgtgtggtagagatgggggttggctatgttgtccaggctgttctcaaattcttggcctcaagcgatcctcccacctccggctcctgagtagctaggattacaggcatgatccactgtACCCAGCTTCTAATTCAGCTTTAACTGGGCTACATACAGGTAACTTCTGACACTTTAAACCCAAGAGGGCATGCCTACAGCTAAGGCTCGGCATGAGGGACTGCGTAACGCAGTGATAGGGAAGACAAAATAATCAAACATGTCAAGAGCAGACCACCATGTAAGTCACAAGTGAAGATCagaatgatttatattttatccagAGTGATGGTGGAAACAAAATTACAGACGGATTTAGGATTCCTGAaatgtaaattgtttttaatatatttaaaagcacacagaactcttgatttataaaaaaataaatatataacatgacAAATTTATTCATGATCCTGGGGCTCTTATGAGGTCAAACTCTTTAATGGATGTatcaatgaaaacagaaaacatatatgATGTTATATACATAGAAGCATATTCCAGTTGTAAAAGCAAACTCCTTGAAGGCTCAGAATAAACAAAGTCAGTCTTCTATTGCAGAAAGCACATCCGGAGCTAGGCCATGAAGTCGTCTCAGGCCACAGCAGCTTTTCACCAGCCAGCCCGCAGTGTAAACAGCCAGGACAGGAAGGCACAGTCCTTCAGCTCACAAAGCTGCCCAGGCTTCCAAACAACTGCGGAGTGAATGGCTCCCTCAAAGGCTGCTCAAGGCTCCCAGCCCTTGCTGTGATCATAAAGCACAGGAAGGATTGTTCTTTCCTTACTTGTGGCTCTGTCCTAAGTCTGGGAGGAGACTGACAAGGTACGCTCATTACGTATTGTCATTGTAACACTGAATGAAAATCACGACTCTGCCCATGAGCAGGTGAGCAGGCAGTGAGCTGAGAGATGCCGCCCCTCCCGCAGGCTTTACTAGAGGCCAGGAGCGTGGGGGGGGAGCGTGCACTTCTGACGCGACCGAGGCGGGAAGTGCTCTCTCCAGCTGACATGCTCTCAAAGTGAAGAAGTCTGGCTTGAAATACTGGACGCTGCATAAACTGGAGATCTGAGAATTGAGTTTCTAGCACTGTGACAACACAtgacatagaaaacaaaaatccagtCTCATTAGCTAAATTTTGATTAAAACCTGAAATGCTTTTATGTAATCGCCAACAGGCTGGAATGTATCTGATACAGTTTAatctgcttttgtttctttggctgtctTCCAACTAGATCTAGAAACAGTTCTGACCCCTCAATCCTATTTTCCAAACCACTTTCTTCTGTAATTCTTAAGTTGGCTACTTCTCCTTCCTTAGAAAAATGATCTACCATAACCTTTCTAATAGGGAGGGTGTACTTCAGAATAGAAAAGTCCTTCAGCTGAAATGGCATCTCCAAGGCCCACAGTTCGAATTGGGTCTTTACACACCAAGACTGGTGTGAAGTGGAAGGATATTCCCTCCCTGTGCCATTCTACAACTGGCTCACTGGGGTTTAATACGATCCTGGAGCCTGCCTCCGAATGGGAAGTCAAGAACTCTCGGGGTGCCCTCAGAGACACTCGGCCGGCATCTATGGTTTCCATCGCACAGGCCTGCGTCCCAGCCACACGAGCCCCCGCAGCCACGGCCGCCAGCTGGTTGGCCCAGTGTCCATCCACAGTTACCAGAATGTGGTAGGCCAGCGTGTGGAAATGGATCCTGGTGAGGTCCGAGGCTGCGCCTTTACTCCTTCCGTGTTCGTTCAAGATCCAGAAGAGGATGTCACTGACCATGCCCACATCAGGAATGCCATTCCAGGAAGAGACAGAAGAGTGAGGTCCAGATGCTGACTGGGTCAGAAATAACAGCTCCTGTTCATTCAGCCCAAGGGAGGTCACTGCAGGAAAGACCTGCTAACAAAAACAATGACAGGTCTCTTTCTGATGGACATAATCTAGCTCCTAAGATATCTCAGGACACAGCCAATGATTAAATGAGAAGGTAGGCAGGCATCTTTCTTCCTTACTGCAGGACTCCCACCCCTGAAGTCACTGCTTTAGCTATTACACCTCTACCTCCAACTTCATTAAAACTTGGGAGAAACTGGGAAGTTGCAGCAACACTGTTTCAGACTCAGTCTTTTGTTATGTGCCATTGTAAGCCGATGGCAGAGCGGTATATATTCTGTTCTTCCCATGGTGCCTAGCTTTGTACACACAGTGTATACTGTTACCACTGATGGGATACGGCTCTCAGTTCCTGAATGTCAGCAGGCATTTGGCCAGTAAAATAGAGACCTTAGCATGTACACTCAGGGTCACAATCGTTCTTCATATGTAACAACAAGAAGcaagaaaaggccgggcgcggtggctcacgcctgtaatcctagcactctgggaggccgaggcgggtggattgctcgaggtcaggagttcgaaaccagcctgagcaagagcgagaccccgtctctactataaatacaaagaaattaattggccaactaatacatatagaaaaaattagccgggcatggtgacgcatgcctgtagtcccagctactcgggaggctgaggcagcaggattgcttgagcccaggagtttgaggttgctgtgagctaggctgccgccatggcactcactctagcctgggcaacaaagtgagactctgtctcaaaaaaaaaaaaaaaaaaaaaaaaaaaaaaaaaaaagaagcaagaaaaatatagTTTCATGTTAGAGCTAAGCATTTTAAGCAGGTGTGCATTAGGAAGACCATCTGTGTTCACTGAGCGCATTTTCTATCTTATGGGGAACCGCTATACTCACCTGTCTTTCTAACTTAGCACTTCCCTCCCTAGAATCAGAGAACCACACATTAAGTGAAGGTTTCTGTAGGAGAGATGAGtcctgtatatatgtgtatgcatataaatgttttttttaaattaatgtccTATATACCTTTGTTACTGTAATAGTGGCTTTTATTTATTGCATgttctatgccaggcactgagctaaagGCTTTATTTCATCCAAATCTAACCATAACCCTTTGAGGGAAGGAGGAACTGTATCCATGTACAGACTAAGGCTAAGAAGGACTATGTAGacagagagaaagtaaaataatagctcattttttaaaaagtgaaaagatactcaaccttagcaagagaaaagtaaataaaactatactgaagccaggtgtggtggttcacacctgtaatcccaacactctgggaaaCCTAGACAAgtggattgcctgaggccaggaattcaagactagcctgggcaacatagcgagactctatctctacaaaaaacaaaattagccaggcatagtggcatgtgcctgtagtcccagctaccctggaggctgaggtgggaggactgcctgagTCCAGGTGTTCAAGATCGTGGTGAGCtagatcacaccactgcactcagccttggcaacagagtaagactctgtcccttaaaacaaacaaacaaacaaacaaaaccccgcCGTAAAGGAAAACACCAAGAGTGAACACAACtgcaaactatggactttgggtgatgcTGATGTGTCCATGTAGGTTCACTGACTCTAACCAATGTCCCACCCCGGTGACGGATGGCGACGGCGGGGAGGCTGTGCATGCGGGGGGATGGGAGTACATGGGAACTCTGTACGTTCTGCCctattttgctatgaacctaaaactgccctaaaaaaGAAAgcgtatttaaaaaaaatcaaactacggTCAGCCCTCCGTATCTGTGGATtttgcatccatggattcaaccaacctcagaTGGGAGAAACAGTGCTTGAGAGATGTGGCTAGGGGGCCGACTTTTCTCAGGCACAGGGCCCAGTGCAGGGCTTGGACATCTGCAGCTTCTGCtgtctgtgggggtggggagtcctggaGCCCCCCCGCTGTGATACCGAGGGCTGACTCTACACTGAAATGCCACTTTTCATCTGTCAgactaataatttttaatcacATTCTGGTGGCAAAGATATGAAGGAATAAGCACTTATAAATATTGCTAGTAGGAAGTAAACTGGTACAATTCTCATGGAGGGCAATCAGGCAATGTCAAAAAGTTACGAATGCTTccaatccagcaattctacttctgaaCATTTAATATACACATGTACTTGCTCACAGGCGAAATAAAATCCCACCCAAGGttattcattgcagcatcatATGTAACAGCAAAGGGCAAAATGTCCATCAAGAAGATTCAGGTTAAATAAACTGAGGTGCATCCACACGTTCATTTTAACCATGTGGCTGTGAAAACACAGAGGACGTTCTCTGTTAATGATACAGAAAATATCTCCAAGATACATTTAGTGAGAAAAGCGAAGCACAGCTATGCTATACTATCTTTTTGGGTGAAAAATAGGGATATATTCCCATATTTTCTTATACAGGTACAAAATAACTCTGGAGGGATACAGAGGAAGATAAAAAGGGGATTCCTAAGGCGGGACAGGAGGGGATAGGGAAGAACCAGAAAGAAGAAGACTTCACAGTGTGTCTTTGCACATTTGGGGGTTTTTGAACAATATTAGTATATTACAAGTTTACAAGGTTAATAACCCTAAAATGACAGGCGAGTAACTTTCCTGGCATACCAACCAGGACTCAGCTCGTGCTCTTGAGCCTCACGTGCTCACATTTCTCCTAATCATTGCTGTGTTCAAAGGAAGGAGATGAACAACTAGATGCCTGGTAGGGAAGTGAAGTTCCCTCAAGTTACCTTGCTTTGAGCTTCCTCAAGTTCAACTGAAAGCAGCTGagctgggcttcagttttctcctttgaGCTCTACTGCAATAAGCCATTCACTTTTAACTTGCCTATTCCAGAGGGAGAAATATGACCCAGGAATCTAGCAGTTACACTACCATATTTCTGACCTAGTAGGAGATCCTGTTCCACAACAGTCCTATATCCTCATGTGGAGCCCCATGGACTAGGTCTGAGTGAAACAAACCTACATTTCGGGGAGCCAGTCACTGAGCCCAAACATATGGTCCTACTGACAAAGGAGCTTCTCTGCAAGGCCCTACGGGGATCAGGGCCAAAAGATGGCCCATGTGTTGCCCCATGGTTACCTGATGCACAATGCTGCTCATGAGCTCCCTATTGGTCATGCTGGCCAGCTCTAGGTGAACTGGAATGCCAGTGGGGATGTCAGAAATGGAGGTTACGACCTGCAAAGAGAAGAGGAGCACTGCCGTTAGAAATGCAGTCAggtgagagggaagaaaagatcAGGTCCTAAGAAGCAATGCCTCCTGTAACTGCCTTCTTTGCATCACAAGAGCTACAAGCAATGTGGGGCCCGGCATTGCCTCTGTGGACAAGGGATACT is from Microcebus murinus isolate Inina chromosome 6, M.murinus_Inina_mat1.0, whole genome shotgun sequence and encodes:
- the ADPGK gene encoding ADP-dependent glucokinase isoform X3, translated to MNMLEVFVSSLEEFQPDLVVLSGLHMMEGQSKELQRKRLLEVVTSISDIPTGIPVHLELASMTNRELMSSIVHQQVFPAVTSLGLNEQELLFLTQSASGPHSSVSSWNGIPDVGMVSDILFWILNEHGRSKGAASDLTRIHFHTLAYHILVTVDGHWANQLAAVAAGARVAGTQACAMETIDAGRVSLRAPREFLTSHSEAGSRIVLNPSEPVVEWHREGISFHFTPVLVCKDPIRTVGLGDAISAEGLFYSEVHPPY